ACTGTTGAGGGCATATTCTCAGAATTGATGAAGCTCATATATGATATCCAATACAGGCAGAAGATGATTTCGAATTTGCAGAAAATCAAAGAAATGATGAGTAAAAAGACAGCCTCGGTAAAGGTTGCTTCCATGATAGGAGAGTTAGCAGGATGGAACACTACAAACGCCTGTTAAGTTATCTCAAGCCTTACTGGTGGATTGTTGCAGTAGCCGCTATATTCAGCCTTGCAACATCTGCGATTACAGGCGCCATGGCGTGGTTCATCAAGCCAGTAATAGATGGCGTAATGAAAGACATCCATATAATAACAATGTACCTCTTTATGTATGTTGGTTTCTTCATATTTAAAGGGCTGTTTAGTTTTGTTCATTCTTTTCTAATGCGTATAGTAGGGGCAAAGGTAGTAAGGGATGTAAGGGCTCAACTCTTTAAAAAAGTCATTATCCTTCCGATGAATTTTCATGTGAACAAGCCCTCGGGCGAGCTAATATCAAGGGTAATAAATGACTCAAATGTCCTTCAGGGGATTCTTGGATATTCTGTCAAGGATATTTTTGTTGAGGTAACAACCTTTGTTGTACTTTTAACCATTGCCTTTTTAAGGAGCTGGAAACTCGCATTGATAGCTATTATAGTGCTGCCAGTTTCTTTCTTTATCATCAACAAATTTGGCAGGAAAATGAGGAAGATTGCTCAAAAGACCCAGCAACAGATATCAGACCTGGTGGTAAGGCTTACAGAAAGCATATCAGGGATCAAAATAATAAAGGCCTTCATGCGTGAAAAACTCCATGAAGACAAATTTAATGAAGAAAATAAAAAGTATTACAGGATAGCTATAAAAGGTGCACGCACTGTGGAGTATTCATACCTTTTGCATGAGATTATCACAGGAGTAGGTACAGTAGGCGTTTTATTCTATGGCTTTTATTTAGTAAACCTCAATCAAATAACACTGGGTGAACTAATCTCTTTTTCTGCCGCAGTAGGTTTAATATACACACCCATAAAAAGAATTGGCGGAGCCAACAACAGCCTGCAGCAGGCACGGGCAGCAGCAGAGAGGATTTTCTACATCCTTGATCAAGAACATGAAATCGACGGGACAATTGACCTGCCGGCAATTAGAGATGAGATCAATTTTAACAATGTCTCCTTTGTTTATCCTGGCACAGAAAGGCCAGTGCTTGATAATATAAATTTCAGTGTAAAAAAGGGAGAACTTATAGCGATAGTAGGGAAAAGCGGCGTTGGCAAGACTACTCTCATGGACATGTTGCCAAGGTTTTACAAACCTACTAATGGCAATATCACCATTAATGACATAGATATAAATAACGCCACGCTTTCGTCTCTGCGCAAAAATATCGGGATAGTAAGCCAGGATATAATACTATTCAACGAGACTGTTAAAGAAAATATAGCCTTTGGGAAACTTGAAGCAACTGATGAAGAGATAATAGAATCGGCAAAAGCAGCCTATGCCCATGACTTTATAAAGGATATGCCTCAGGGTTATGATACAATAATCGGTGAAAGAGGCGTAAAGCTCTCAGGTGGGCAGAAACAGAGGATATCCATTGCAAGGGCGCTACTTAAAAATCCACCTATCCTGATACTTGATGAAGCTACATCATCCCTTGATACTGCATCGGAGATCATTGTCCAGAAAGCGCTTGACAACTTAATGGCCAACAGGACAACATTTGTCATTGCTCACAGGTTATCTACTGTGAGAAGGGCTAACAGGATTTTAGTCCTTGAAAAGGGGAGGATTGTCGAAACAGGCACACATGAGGAGCTCATAAAAGAAGGGGGCATATACAGAGAATTATATCATGCCCAGCTTGAGAAGGATGTTTCTGTTATATAATTTTCTCTCAACCTTATCCTTTATAATTTTTCTCCCAATCATGCTCCTGAAAAAAGGTAAATCGTGGCGCTATCTAAAAGAACGCGTTGGCCTATCAAATTATGAGAATGCCAATATATGGGTTCATGCTGTTTCGGTTGGCGAGGTCCTGGCTGCAATACCATTTCTTAAGTCCCTCAAAAAAGAAATTCCTGAAACAAAGATCCTTCTGTCCACCATCACACACACAGGACAGGGGATTGCAATAGAGAAATTCCCTGAGGCAGATAGAATTATGTACATGCCATGGGACGCAAGTTTTGCTGTGAACAGGGTCGTAAAAGAGATAAAACCAAAGGTCTTTATTACAATAGAAACAGAGCTCTGGCCAATTCTCTTTAAAGCCCTCAGGCAAAACGGAACAAAAATAATCGTACTGAACGGCAGGATCTCAAAAAATTCTTTCAAGGGCTATATGTACATCCGTAGTTTCATGAAAAGTGTTCTTTCATATGTCGATGCCTTCTGCATGCGGACTGACCTTGATGCGCAGAGGATTATCTCCATGGGCGCTGACAGGGAAAAGGTCAGGGTTTCAGGCAATCTAAAATTCGACATTACACTTCCAAAAGACACCTTGCCCTGGATAGAAAACATCAGCGAACCGCTTATAGTCGCTGGAAGCACTCACAAAGGTGAAGAGGAAATTATCATTGATGCCTTCGAGAATGTTAAAAAAAATATCCCGGCACTAAAACTAATCCTGGCACCGAGGCACCCTGAAAGATTCTCAGAGGTGGAAGAAGTCCTTAAAAAAAAGGCCATCAACTTTATCAGGCGCTCTGAAATACACCCTGTCCCCCAGCACTCGTCACTGCCAGATGTAATCCTCCTCGATACAATAGGAGAGCTACCGCAAATTTTTTCTAAGGCCACGATTGCATTCATTGGCGGAAGTCTCCTGCCATTTGGAGGCCACAATATTCTTGAGCCTGCCTACTGGAGCAAGCCGATTATTTTTGGCCCGCATATGGACAATTTCCCTTTTGCCTCGGATTTTCTTAAAGAAGGTGCAGCATTGATTGTAAGCAATTCTAAAAACATGGCGGAAGTAATTGAAAATCTGATAACTGACAGGAGCCTTGCAAACTCAATGGGGGAAAAAGCAAGGGCAATAATAGACAAAAACATAGGTGCAACAGAGAAGGCCACAGCCCTTGTGAGGAGCCTCATTCGACAGGCTCAGGATGAGACCTTTGGGACCTCTTAGCGCCTTATATTATACCATTCTTTCAGGAAGGAACCTGCTTTTCAGGCTCGGACTGAAAAAGGTAAACAGGCTGCCATCAAAAGTAATAAGCATAGGGAACCTGACCCTCGGCGGCACTGGTAAGACCCCTGCTACCATAGCCATTGCCAGAGAAGCATTAAAAAGGGGCT
This genomic stretch from Nitrospirota bacterium harbors:
- a CDS encoding 3-deoxy-D-manno-octulosonic acid transferase → MLLKKGKSWRYLKERVGLSNYENANIWVHAVSVGEVLAAIPFLKSLKKEIPETKILLSTITHTGQGIAIEKFPEADRIMYMPWDASFAVNRVVKEIKPKVFITIETELWPILFKALRQNGTKIIVLNGRISKNSFKGYMYIRSFMKSVLSYVDAFCMRTDLDAQRIISMGADREKVRVSGNLKFDITLPKDTLPWIENISEPLIVAGSTHKGEEEIIIDAFENVKKNIPALKLILAPRHPERFSEVEEVLKKKAINFIRRSEIHPVPQHSSLPDVILLDTIGELPQIFSKATIAFIGGSLLPFGGHNILEPAYWSKPIIFGPHMDNFPFASDFLKEGAALIVSNSKNMAEVIENLITDRSLANSMGEKARAIIDKNIGATEKATALVRSLIRQAQDETFGTS
- a CDS encoding ABC transporter ATP-binding protein produces the protein MEHYKRLLSYLKPYWWIVAVAAIFSLATSAITGAMAWFIKPVIDGVMKDIHIITMYLFMYVGFFIFKGLFSFVHSFLMRIVGAKVVRDVRAQLFKKVIILPMNFHVNKPSGELISRVINDSNVLQGILGYSVKDIFVEVTTFVVLLTIAFLRSWKLALIAIIVLPVSFFIINKFGRKMRKIAQKTQQQISDLVVRLTESISGIKIIKAFMREKLHEDKFNEENKKYYRIAIKGARTVEYSYLLHEIITGVGTVGVLFYGFYLVNLNQITLGELISFSAAVGLIYTPIKRIGGANNSLQQARAAAERIFYILDQEHEIDGTIDLPAIRDEINFNNVSFVYPGTERPVLDNINFSVKKGELIAIVGKSGVGKTTLMDMLPRFYKPTNGNITINDIDINNATLSSLRKNIGIVSQDIILFNETVKENIAFGKLEATDEEIIESAKAAYAHDFIKDMPQGYDTIIGERGVKLSGGQKQRISIARALLKNPPILILDEATSSLDTASEIIVQKALDNLMANRTTFVIAHRLSTVRRANRILVLEKGRIVETGTHEELIKEGGIYRELYHAQLEKDVSVI